The Labrus bergylta chromosome 15, fLabBer1.1, whole genome shotgun sequence genome includes a region encoding these proteins:
- the tmem151ba gene encoding transmembrane protein 151B has protein sequence MSPASAATASESSTTTVPEEEEPSSPREEQRPQKQSLTKSLCQETHWKCLLLTLLMYGCVGVMAWCQVTKVTRLSFDSAYKGKSMMYHDSPCSNGYIYIPLAFLVMLYVVYLVECWHCYTRNELQYKVDVESVAERIQRMQQATPCIWWKAISYHYVRRTRQVTRYRNGDAYTTTQVYHERVNTHVAEAEFDYGNCGAKDISKSLQGLECFPITRLRFTKCFSFANIESENSYLTQRARFFTENEGLDDYMEAREGMHLKNVDFKEHMIAFSDPDHLPWYGLNSTFWAAAAFTISWPLRVLTEYRTACVHFHVEKLFGFDYVPATPSEERPYCRHIPRVNTIDSTELEWHIRSNQQLVPSYSEAVLMDLAQLSGSCNSYSVCGGYGSYRQNCERCHRAISSSSIFSRSALSICNTGSPRIPFSASRFSLSRLYGSRRSCLWRSSGSLNEQSCPTESTRCLSGNPNSEENPPAYQDALYFPVLIVHRNEGCLNHDHRSLHRNGSCVETSL, from the coding sequence CAGCGACCTCAGAAACAGTCCCTGACTAAATCCCTCTGTCAGGAGACTCACTGGAAATGTCTGCTGCTGACCCTGCTGATGTACGGCTGTGTTGGGGTGATGGCCTGGTGCCAGGTGACCAAGGTCACGCGCCTCTCCTTCGACAGCGCCTACAAGGGGAAGTCTATGATGTACCATGACAGCCCCTGCTCCAACGGCTACATCTACATCCCCTTGGCCTTCCTGGTCATGCTCTACGTGGTTTACCTGGTGGAGTGCTGGCACTGCTACACCAGGAACGAGCTGCAGTACAAGGTTGATGTGGAAAGTGTGGCAGAGCGAATCCAGCGCATGCAACAGGCTACACCCTGCATCTGGTGGAAGGCCATCAGCTACCATTATGTCAGGAGGACAAGGCAGGTGACGCGCTACCGTAATGGAGACGCCTACACTACCACGCAGGTGTACCACGAGCGAGTCAACACCCACGTGGCTGAGGCGGAGTTTGACTATGGGAACTGTGGGGCTAAAGACATCTCGAAGAGCTTGCAGGGCCTTGAGTGCTTCCCAATCACCCGGCTGAGGTTCACCAAGTGCTTTAGCTTTGCCAACATTGAGTCAGAGAACTCCTACCTGACGCAGAGAGCTCGGTTCTTCACGGAGAACGAGGGCCTGGATGACTACATGGAGGCTCGAGAGGGGATGCACCTAAAGAATGTGGACTTTAAGGAGCATATGATTGCCTTTTCTGACCCTGATCACCTCCCCTGGTATGGATTAAACTCCACTTTCTGGGCCGCAGCAGCTTTCACCATCTCCTGGCCTCTGCGTGTGCTGACGGAGTATCGCACTGCATGTGTTCACTTTCATGTGGAGAAGCTGTTCGGCTTCGATTATGTGCCAGCAACACCCTCCGAGGAGCGGCCATATTGCAGACACATCCCTCGAGTCAACACCATCGACAGCACAGAGCTGGAGTGGCACATTCGCTCCAACCAGCAGCTGGTGCCCAGCTACTCTGAGGCAGTGCTCATGGACCTGGCTCAGCTCTCTGGGAGCTGTAACAGCTACTCTGTTTGTGGAGGCTACGGAAGCTACAGGCAGAACTGTGAGCGCTGCCACCGTGCCATCAGCAGCTCCTCCATCTTCTCCCGTAGCGCCCTGAGCATCTGCAACACAGGGAGCCCTCGCATCCCCTTTAGTGCAAGCCGCTTCTCACTGAGTCGGCTGTACGGCTCCAGGCGGAGCTGCCTGTGGCGGAGCAGCGGGAGTTTGAACGAGCAGTCCTGCCCAACAGAGAGCACGCGCTGTCTGTCAGGAAATCCGAACAGTGAGGAGAACCCCCCGGCCTATCAGGACGCTCTGTACTTCCCTGTGCTCATTGTACACCGCAACGAAGGCTGCCTCAACCACGACCACCGCTCCCTGCACAGAAACGGCTCCTGTGTAGAGACCTCTCTATGA
- the tcte1 gene encoding dynein regulatory complex subunit 5, whose protein sequence is MSRSSYHPGANLNPAKDYRRGRRIIAEDPDWYLTLVPRLSKLCLQSIIKNFEVRQMFEELKPSEKEFVQEGLSTSLPLDVTANWITDGVYWKRCCEGRWDLCDVSHYGNSWKRMFFERHMENIIELFIPEVTETNKVLDLVPICKNYVKRLDITQLLPPIKEPQTEEEEDGLELLGNNEGPSIDHFNFNILLSKLTNLEELHLVYRVKQCGMNFEWQMFEMTDRDCESLATALKSCMTLKLLRLHESHIDDKKCRLLVKHLLDHPSLRKLDFSYNLIGDRGTRAVAKLLARSKLETLNMCCNEIREHGAKAIAHALSNNSTLLSLNLRLNRLGDEGGQAIGKALLNNDNNTLLHLHLGGNTLTAPTAIALAKVIAQNKTLKGINLSCNNLGVAGGKALEEAMSYNTNITECDIRQTEVDEQSVSFINQVVWKNKSSEKKKKTQENKSK, encoded by the exons ATGTCGAGGTCTTCTTATCATCCAGGAGCTAACCTAAACCCAGCCAAGGACTACAGAAGGGGGAGAAGGATCATTGCTGAAGATCCAGACTGGTACCTGACTTTAGTGCCTCGCTTATCAAAACTGTGTCTGCAAAGCATCATTAAAAACTTTGAAG TGAGGCAGATGTTCGAAGAGCTTAAACCCAGCGAGAAAGAGTTTGTGCAAGAAGGACTGTCTACTTCCCTGCCCCTGGATGTGACCGCCAACTGGATCACAGATGGAGTTTACTGGAAGCGATGCTGTGAGGGGCGGTGGGACCTTTGTGATGTCTCCCATTATGGAAACAGCTGGAAGCGAATGTTTTTTGAGAGGCACATGGAGAACATTATTGAGCTTTTTATTCCAGAGGTAACAGAGACAAATAAAGTTCTGGATTTGGTGCCAATTTGTAAGAATTATGTCAAAAGGCTCGACATTACCCAGCTCCTACCACCTAtcaaggagccacagacagaggaagaggaagatggcTTGGAGTTGTTAGGCAATAATGAAGGACCATCCATTGAccactttaactttaacatcCTGCTCAGTAAGCTGACAAACCTGGAAGAGCTCCATTTGGTTTATCGGGTCAAGCAATGTGGAATGAACTTTGAATGGCAGATGTTTGAGATGACTGACCGAGATTGTGAGTCCCTTGCAACAGCCCTTAAGTCCTGCATGACTCTTAAG CTTCTCAGGCTCCATGAAAGTCACATTGATGATAAAAAGTGCCGCCTGCTGGTGAAACACCTTTTGGACCATCCGTCCCTGAGGAAGCTGGACTTTTCTTACAACCTGATCGGAGACAGAGGAACCAGAGCCGTCGCTAAACTACTCGCCAGGAGTAAACTGGAGACCCTGAACATGTGCTGCAATGAAATCAGAGAACATGGAGCCAAAGCTATAGCTCATGCCTTGTCCAACAACTCCACCCTTTTGTCTCTTAACCTGCGTCTGAACCGTTTGGGGGACGAGGGGGGTCAGGCTATTGGGAAGGCCTTGCTGAACAACGACAACAACACCCTTCTTCACCTGCACCTGGGAGGCAATACGTTGACGGCACCAACTGCCATCGCACTTGCCAAAGTGATTGCTCAGAATAAAACCTTAAAGGGCATCAATCTCTCCTGCAACAACCTGGGTGTG gCTGGAGGAAAAGCTCTGGAGGAGGCGATGTCTTACAACACCAATATAACAGAGTGTGATATCCGTCAGACAGAGGTGGATGAGCAGAGTGTTTCCTTCATAAACCAGGTGGTTTGGAAAAACAAgagttcagaaaaaaagaaaaaaactcaagagaataaatccaaatag
- the rnf8 gene encoding E3 ubiquitin-protein ligase rnf8 isoform X2, whose protein sequence is MDTVTTDSCAAEEDECSDSEVLCLMRVGRNSDWLRLFENTEISIGRGVDVTYQLLSSSCPLMISRLHCTFKQRDDGQWTVTDRKSLNGVWVNGNRIPSEESHQLRLGDSIQLGVPVIGNTAEFDYILVQRPLKDIKLNLIKGQKDGAKAAHVTKKTKRKLAVEEVEPSTSKPKLYRCSSSDKSFAKPCPLTPVIPLRRLSHTQPEETGTSGQVQETDRPSDDFSSTCDQDNLQMYSQNILLLKEKVDDTERQVAYLGGEPQQTDPLREEQVKELQGQLETLRTKMHCMETLEKSFSETKRQLEAQKTQQQEELMKKQLEEALQEQRKVIDELALSRRGFEEILLAKNKELEVTKEEKEKARAQKEEVVTQVTEVLENELQCIICSELFIEAVILNCAHSFCCFCIKQWRKKKDECPICRQAIQSQTRCLALDNCINSMVENLSLDMKARRQTLVSERKAESAQLIQVIHDDDSSRSSDSDSGSMVSIDSILSSVVSVDTDSSIHLDSSSPYSGYSDDSVDQSED, encoded by the exons ATGGACACCGTCACGACGGACTCTTGTGCGGCCGAGGAGGACGAGTGCTCGGACTCAGAGGTCTTATGTTTGATGAGAGTCGGGAGAAACTCAGACTGGCTTCGCTTGTTCGAAAACACTGAG ATCTCCATCGGACGTGGTGTGGATGTGACCTACCAGCTGCTGTCTTCAAGCTGTCCTCTGATGATCTCCAGACTTCACTGCACTTTCAAACAAAGGGATGATGGCCAGTGGACTGTGACAGATAGAAAG agCCTCAATGGTGTGTGGGTGAATGGAAACCGCATACCTTCTGAAGAATCCCATCAGCTGAGGCTCGGCGACTCCATTCAACTTGGGGTTCCTGTAATTGGAAACACAGCGGAGTTCGACTACATCCTCGTCCAGCGGCCCCTCAAAGACATCAAACTCAACCTGataaaaggacaaaaagacGGTGCCAAAGCAGCTCATGTTACAAAGAAGACCAAAAGGAAGCTGGCTGTGGAAGAAGTTGAGCCATCTACCTCCAAACCAAAACTGTACCGCTGCTCGTCTTCGGACAAGTCCTTTGCAAAGCCGTGCCCTCTAACACCAGTGATCCCCCTCCGAAGGCTCAGTCACACCCAGCCAGAGGAAACCGGAACCAGCGGACAAGTCCAGGAAACAGACAGGCCCTCAGATGACTTCAGCTCCACCTGTGATCAGGACAACTTGCAAAT GTACAGCCAGAACATCCTGCTGCTGAAAGAGAAGGTGGATGACACGGAGAGGCAGGTCGCCTATCTGGGTGGCGAGCCTCAGCAGACTGATCCGCTGAGAGAGGAGCAGGTGAAGGAGCTGCAGGGTCAGCTGGAGACGCTCCGAACCAAGATGCACTGCATGGAGACGTTAGAGAAGTCCTTCAGTGAGACAAAGAGGCAGCTAGAG gCTCAGAAAACGCAGCAACAAGAGGAGCTCATGAAGAAGCAGCTGGAAGAGGCCTTACAAGAG CAAAGAAAAGTTATAGATGAACTTGCCCTTTCTCGACGAGGCTTTGAAGAGATTCTCTTGGCCAAAAACAAAGAACTGGAAGTGACAAAG gaggagaaagaaaaggcgAGGGCCCAGAAGGAAGAAGTAGTTACACAAGTGACTGAAGTTCTGGAGAACGAGCTTCAGTGCATCATCTGCTCTGAACTCTTCATAGAG GCCGTCATCCTGAACTGCGCGCACAGCTTCTGTTGTTTCTGCATCAAACAGTGGCGCAAAAAGAAAGACGAGTGTCCGATCTGCAGACAGGCCATCCAGTCCCAGACCCGCTGTCTGGCCCTGGACAACTGCATCAACAGCATGGTTGAAAACTTGAGCCTGGACATGAAGGCCAGGCGGCAGACCCTTGTCTCTGAGAGGAAAG CTGAGTCGGCTCAGCTGATTCAGGTGATCCATGACGACGACAGCAGTAGGAGCAGCGACAGTGACAGCGGCAGCATGGTGTCCATAGACAGCATCCTGAGCTCTGTGGtctctgtggacacagacagCAGCATCCACTTGGACTCCAGTTCTCCTTACAGCGGGTACTCTGATGATAGTGTCGATCAGTCTGAGGACTAG
- the rnf8 gene encoding E3 ubiquitin-protein ligase rnf8 isoform X1 translates to MDTVTTDSCAAEEDECSDSEVLCLMRVGRNSDWLRLFENTEISIGRGVDVTYQLLSSSCPLMISRLHCTFKQRDDGQWTVTDRKSLNGVWVNGNRIPSEESHQLRLGDSIQLGVPVIGNTAEFDYILVQRPLKDIKLNLIKGQKDGAKAAHVTKKTKRKLAVEEVEPSTSKPKLYRCSSSDKSFAKPCPLTPVIPLRRLSHTQPEETGTSGQVQETDRPSDDFSSTCDQDNLQMYSQNILLLKEKVDDTERQVAYLGGEPQQTDPLREEQVKELQGQLETLRTKMHCMETLEKSFSETKRQLEAQKTQQQEELMKKQLEEALQEQRKVIDELALSRRGFEEILLAKNKELEVTKEEKEKARAQKEEVVTQVTEVLENELQCIICSELFIEAVILNCAHSFCCFCIKQWRKKKDECPICRQAIQSQTRCLALDNCINSMVENLSLDMKARRQTLVSERKAAESAQLIQVIHDDDSSRSSDSDSGSMVSIDSILSSVVSVDTDSSIHLDSSSPYSGYSDDSVDQSED, encoded by the exons ATGGACACCGTCACGACGGACTCTTGTGCGGCCGAGGAGGACGAGTGCTCGGACTCAGAGGTCTTATGTTTGATGAGAGTCGGGAGAAACTCAGACTGGCTTCGCTTGTTCGAAAACACTGAG ATCTCCATCGGACGTGGTGTGGATGTGACCTACCAGCTGCTGTCTTCAAGCTGTCCTCTGATGATCTCCAGACTTCACTGCACTTTCAAACAAAGGGATGATGGCCAGTGGACTGTGACAGATAGAAAG agCCTCAATGGTGTGTGGGTGAATGGAAACCGCATACCTTCTGAAGAATCCCATCAGCTGAGGCTCGGCGACTCCATTCAACTTGGGGTTCCTGTAATTGGAAACACAGCGGAGTTCGACTACATCCTCGTCCAGCGGCCCCTCAAAGACATCAAACTCAACCTGataaaaggacaaaaagacGGTGCCAAAGCAGCTCATGTTACAAAGAAGACCAAAAGGAAGCTGGCTGTGGAAGAAGTTGAGCCATCTACCTCCAAACCAAAACTGTACCGCTGCTCGTCTTCGGACAAGTCCTTTGCAAAGCCGTGCCCTCTAACACCAGTGATCCCCCTCCGAAGGCTCAGTCACACCCAGCCAGAGGAAACCGGAACCAGCGGACAAGTCCAGGAAACAGACAGGCCCTCAGATGACTTCAGCTCCACCTGTGATCAGGACAACTTGCAAAT GTACAGCCAGAACATCCTGCTGCTGAAAGAGAAGGTGGATGACACGGAGAGGCAGGTCGCCTATCTGGGTGGCGAGCCTCAGCAGACTGATCCGCTGAGAGAGGAGCAGGTGAAGGAGCTGCAGGGTCAGCTGGAGACGCTCCGAACCAAGATGCACTGCATGGAGACGTTAGAGAAGTCCTTCAGTGAGACAAAGAGGCAGCTAGAG gCTCAGAAAACGCAGCAACAAGAGGAGCTCATGAAGAAGCAGCTGGAAGAGGCCTTACAAGAG CAAAGAAAAGTTATAGATGAACTTGCCCTTTCTCGACGAGGCTTTGAAGAGATTCTCTTGGCCAAAAACAAAGAACTGGAAGTGACAAAG gaggagaaagaaaaggcgAGGGCCCAGAAGGAAGAAGTAGTTACACAAGTGACTGAAGTTCTGGAGAACGAGCTTCAGTGCATCATCTGCTCTGAACTCTTCATAGAG GCCGTCATCCTGAACTGCGCGCACAGCTTCTGTTGTTTCTGCATCAAACAGTGGCGCAAAAAGAAAGACGAGTGTCCGATCTGCAGACAGGCCATCCAGTCCCAGACCCGCTGTCTGGCCCTGGACAACTGCATCAACAGCATGGTTGAAAACTTGAGCCTGGACATGAAGGCCAGGCGGCAGACCCTTGTCTCTGAGAGGAAAG cagCTGAGTCGGCTCAGCTGATTCAGGTGATCCATGACGACGACAGCAGTAGGAGCAGCGACAGTGACAGCGGCAGCATGGTGTCCATAGACAGCATCCTGAGCTCTGTGGtctctgtggacacagacagCAGCATCCACTTGGACTCCAGTTCTCCTTACAGCGGGTACTCTGATGATAGTGTCGATCAGTCTGAGGACTAG
- the rnf8 gene encoding E3 ubiquitin-protein ligase rnf8 isoform X4: MDTVTTDSCAAEEDECSDSEVLCLMRVGRNSDWLRLFENTEISIGRGVDVTYQLLSSSCPLMISRLHCTFKQRDDGQWTVTDRKSLNGVWVNGNRIPSEESHQLRLGDSIQLGVPVIGNTAEFDYILVQRPLKDIKLNLIKGQKDGAKAAHVTKKTKRKLAVEEVEPSTSKPKLYRCSSSDKSFAKPCPLTPVIPLRRLSHTQPEETGTSGQVQETDRPSDDFSSTCDQDNLQMYSQNILLLKEKVDDTERQVAYLGGEPQQTDPLREEQVKELQGQLETLRTKMHCMETLEKSFSETKRQLEAQKTQQQEELMKKQLEEALQEQRKVIDELALSRRGFEEILLAKNKELEVTKEEKEKARAQKEEVVTQVTEVLENELQCIICSELFIEAVILNCAHSFCCFCIKQWRKKKDECPICRQAIQSQTRCLALDNCINSMVENLSLDMKARRQTLVSERKGES, from the exons ATGGACACCGTCACGACGGACTCTTGTGCGGCCGAGGAGGACGAGTGCTCGGACTCAGAGGTCTTATGTTTGATGAGAGTCGGGAGAAACTCAGACTGGCTTCGCTTGTTCGAAAACACTGAG ATCTCCATCGGACGTGGTGTGGATGTGACCTACCAGCTGCTGTCTTCAAGCTGTCCTCTGATGATCTCCAGACTTCACTGCACTTTCAAACAAAGGGATGATGGCCAGTGGACTGTGACAGATAGAAAG agCCTCAATGGTGTGTGGGTGAATGGAAACCGCATACCTTCTGAAGAATCCCATCAGCTGAGGCTCGGCGACTCCATTCAACTTGGGGTTCCTGTAATTGGAAACACAGCGGAGTTCGACTACATCCTCGTCCAGCGGCCCCTCAAAGACATCAAACTCAACCTGataaaaggacaaaaagacGGTGCCAAAGCAGCTCATGTTACAAAGAAGACCAAAAGGAAGCTGGCTGTGGAAGAAGTTGAGCCATCTACCTCCAAACCAAAACTGTACCGCTGCTCGTCTTCGGACAAGTCCTTTGCAAAGCCGTGCCCTCTAACACCAGTGATCCCCCTCCGAAGGCTCAGTCACACCCAGCCAGAGGAAACCGGAACCAGCGGACAAGTCCAGGAAACAGACAGGCCCTCAGATGACTTCAGCTCCACCTGTGATCAGGACAACTTGCAAAT GTACAGCCAGAACATCCTGCTGCTGAAAGAGAAGGTGGATGACACGGAGAGGCAGGTCGCCTATCTGGGTGGCGAGCCTCAGCAGACTGATCCGCTGAGAGAGGAGCAGGTGAAGGAGCTGCAGGGTCAGCTGGAGACGCTCCGAACCAAGATGCACTGCATGGAGACGTTAGAGAAGTCCTTCAGTGAGACAAAGAGGCAGCTAGAG gCTCAGAAAACGCAGCAACAAGAGGAGCTCATGAAGAAGCAGCTGGAAGAGGCCTTACAAGAG CAAAGAAAAGTTATAGATGAACTTGCCCTTTCTCGACGAGGCTTTGAAGAGATTCTCTTGGCCAAAAACAAAGAACTGGAAGTGACAAAG gaggagaaagaaaaggcgAGGGCCCAGAAGGAAGAAGTAGTTACACAAGTGACTGAAGTTCTGGAGAACGAGCTTCAGTGCATCATCTGCTCTGAACTCTTCATAGAG GCCGTCATCCTGAACTGCGCGCACAGCTTCTGTTGTTTCTGCATCAAACAGTGGCGCAAAAAGAAAGACGAGTGTCCGATCTGCAGACAGGCCATCCAGTCCCAGACCCGCTGTCTGGCCCTGGACAACTGCATCAACAGCATGGTTGAAAACTTGAGCCTGGACATGAAGGCCAGGCGGCAGACCCTTGTCTCTGAGAGGAAAGGTGAGAG CTGA
- the rnf8 gene encoding E3 ubiquitin-protein ligase rnf8 isoform X3 yields MDTVTTDSCAAEEDECSDSEVLCLMRVGRNSDWLRLFENTEISIGRGVDVTYQLLSSSCPLMISRLHCTFKQRDDGQWTVTDRKSLNGVWVNGNRIPSEESHQLRLGDSIQLGVPVIGNTAEFDYILVQRPLKDIKLNLIKGQKDGAKAAHVTKKTKRKLAVEEVEPSTSKPKLYRCSSSDKSFAKPCPLTPVIPLRRLSHTQPEETGTSGQVQETDRPSDDFSSTCDQDNLQMYSQNILLLKEKVDDTERQVAYLGGEPQQTDPLREEQVKELQGQLETLRTKMHCMETLEKSFSETKRQLEAQKTQQQEELMKKQLEEALQEQRKVIDELALSRRGFEEILLAKNKELEVTKEEKEKARAQKEEVVTQVTEVLENELQCIICSELFIEAVILNCAHSFCCFCIKQWRKKKDECPICRQAIQSQTRCLALDNCINSMVENLSLDMKARRQTLVSERKGESS; encoded by the exons ATGGACACCGTCACGACGGACTCTTGTGCGGCCGAGGAGGACGAGTGCTCGGACTCAGAGGTCTTATGTTTGATGAGAGTCGGGAGAAACTCAGACTGGCTTCGCTTGTTCGAAAACACTGAG ATCTCCATCGGACGTGGTGTGGATGTGACCTACCAGCTGCTGTCTTCAAGCTGTCCTCTGATGATCTCCAGACTTCACTGCACTTTCAAACAAAGGGATGATGGCCAGTGGACTGTGACAGATAGAAAG agCCTCAATGGTGTGTGGGTGAATGGAAACCGCATACCTTCTGAAGAATCCCATCAGCTGAGGCTCGGCGACTCCATTCAACTTGGGGTTCCTGTAATTGGAAACACAGCGGAGTTCGACTACATCCTCGTCCAGCGGCCCCTCAAAGACATCAAACTCAACCTGataaaaggacaaaaagacGGTGCCAAAGCAGCTCATGTTACAAAGAAGACCAAAAGGAAGCTGGCTGTGGAAGAAGTTGAGCCATCTACCTCCAAACCAAAACTGTACCGCTGCTCGTCTTCGGACAAGTCCTTTGCAAAGCCGTGCCCTCTAACACCAGTGATCCCCCTCCGAAGGCTCAGTCACACCCAGCCAGAGGAAACCGGAACCAGCGGACAAGTCCAGGAAACAGACAGGCCCTCAGATGACTTCAGCTCCACCTGTGATCAGGACAACTTGCAAAT GTACAGCCAGAACATCCTGCTGCTGAAAGAGAAGGTGGATGACACGGAGAGGCAGGTCGCCTATCTGGGTGGCGAGCCTCAGCAGACTGATCCGCTGAGAGAGGAGCAGGTGAAGGAGCTGCAGGGTCAGCTGGAGACGCTCCGAACCAAGATGCACTGCATGGAGACGTTAGAGAAGTCCTTCAGTGAGACAAAGAGGCAGCTAGAG gCTCAGAAAACGCAGCAACAAGAGGAGCTCATGAAGAAGCAGCTGGAAGAGGCCTTACAAGAG CAAAGAAAAGTTATAGATGAACTTGCCCTTTCTCGACGAGGCTTTGAAGAGATTCTCTTGGCCAAAAACAAAGAACTGGAAGTGACAAAG gaggagaaagaaaaggcgAGGGCCCAGAAGGAAGAAGTAGTTACACAAGTGACTGAAGTTCTGGAGAACGAGCTTCAGTGCATCATCTGCTCTGAACTCTTCATAGAG GCCGTCATCCTGAACTGCGCGCACAGCTTCTGTTGTTTCTGCATCAAACAGTGGCGCAAAAAGAAAGACGAGTGTCCGATCTGCAGACAGGCCATCCAGTCCCAGACCCGCTGTCTGGCCCTGGACAACTGCATCAACAGCATGGTTGAAAACTTGAGCCTGGACATGAAGGCCAGGCGGCAGACCCTTGTCTCTGAGAGGAAAGGTGAGAG cagCTGA